A genome region from Streptomyces sp. NBC_01296 includes the following:
- a CDS encoding SDR family oxidoreductase: protein MSTNDAVVALVTGGSRGIGAATALRLAQDGIDVALTYVSGAEAAAEVVGRIEALGRRALALRADVGDPAQAVAAVEETVRGLGRIDALVNNAGVGVLGPLDALTLAEVDRVLAVNVRGVFLTTRAAAARMGSGGRIVTIGSCMAARVPGPGGTLYAMSKAALIGLNKALARELGGRGITANLVNPGPVDTDMNPADGPHAAAQSALTALGRFGTTQEVAALVSFLVGPDAAYVTGAEFAVDGGHAA, encoded by the coding sequence ATGAGCACCAACGACGCGGTGGTGGCACTGGTGACCGGCGGCAGCCGCGGCATCGGGGCGGCCACCGCCCTGCGGCTGGCGCAGGACGGCATCGACGTCGCGCTGACCTACGTCAGCGGCGCGGAGGCCGCGGCCGAGGTCGTGGGCAGGATCGAGGCACTCGGCCGGCGCGCCCTGGCGCTCCGGGCCGACGTGGGCGACCCGGCGCAGGCGGTCGCCGCGGTGGAGGAGACCGTACGGGGCCTGGGGCGGATCGACGCCCTGGTCAACAACGCGGGCGTCGGCGTGCTCGGGCCGCTGGACGCCCTGACCCTGGCCGAGGTGGACCGGGTACTGGCGGTCAACGTGCGCGGCGTGTTCCTGACCACCCGGGCCGCGGCCGCACGGATGGGCTCCGGCGGCCGCATCGTCACCATCGGCAGCTGCATGGCCGCGCGGGTCCCCGGCCCGGGCGGCACCCTGTACGCGATGAGCAAGGCCGCGCTGATCGGCCTGAACAAGGCGCTGGCGCGGGAGCTCGGCGGGCGCGGCATCACCGCGAACCTCGTGAACCCGGGCCCGGTCGACACCGACATGAACCCGGCGGACGGCCCGCACGCCGCCGCGCAGAGCGCGCTGACGGCCCTCGGCCGTTTCGGCACCACGCAGGAGGTGGCGGCCCTGGTGTCCTTCCTCGTGGGTCCGGACGCCGCCTATGTGACGGGCGCCGAGTTCGCGGTGGACGGCGGCCACGCGGCGTAG
- a CDS encoding dihydrofolate reductase family protein: protein MGKLTLTTFVSLDGVMQAPGGPEEDPTGGFEYGGWLTPFYDEGVGAFTTELFDRAAAFLLGRRTYEIFADYWPKRTDPTDPIASRLNGLPKYVASTTLKEPAWAGTTVIDGEQLQSEIMRIKDGLEGHRELQVHGSGQLAQWLLARDLVDELNLEVYPVSLGAGRRLFPTGGLPTAYELAASRTTPNGAAILTYRPTGRATFGTFG, encoded by the coding sequence ATGGGCAAGCTGACCCTCACCACCTTCGTGAGCCTCGACGGAGTGATGCAGGCCCCCGGCGGGCCGGAGGAGGACCCCACCGGCGGGTTCGAGTACGGCGGCTGGCTGACGCCGTTCTACGACGAGGGCGTGGGCGCGTTCACCACCGAGCTGTTCGACCGGGCCGCGGCCTTCCTGCTCGGGCGCCGGACGTACGAGATCTTCGCCGACTACTGGCCGAAGAGGACCGACCCCACCGACCCGATCGCGAGCCGGCTGAACGGCCTGCCGAAGTACGTGGCCTCGACCACCCTCAAGGAACCGGCCTGGGCGGGGACCACCGTCATCGACGGCGAGCAGCTCCAGAGCGAGATCATGCGGATCAAGGACGGGCTGGAGGGGCACCGGGAGCTCCAGGTGCACGGCAGTGGGCAGCTGGCCCAGTGGCTGCTGGCGCGGGACCTCGTGGACGAGCTGAACCTGGAGGTCTATCCCGTCTCCCTGGGCGCCGGACGGCGGCTGTTCCCGACGGGCGGGCTGCCCACGGCCTATGAGCTGGCCGCCTCGCGCACGACGCCGAACGGCGCCGCCATCCTCACGTACCGCCCGACGGGCCGGGCCACCTTCGGCACCTTCGGCTGA